TACTTCAATATTATGTGCAACGGCCTGTTCGCGAGCGGCTTTACTTGTGTTGCTCAAAGAACCGAACTTATAACTTTCCTTAACGTTCTTTTGATCTTGAAAAGTGTTTGAGTTGACTGCGTCAAATAAAATACCGTGAGAGTTTGCTATATCTTTGATGGCATTGTAGTCCGTTGGAACATCCCATGGAATATGCAATGATATGGCACCCGCAGTTTGTGTTAGCGAGTGGATCAATCCAACATCATCAATTTTCAGTTCCAGATTTGATGGCTCTCCTTGAAATCCAAAACGTCCGAATCTTGTGCCACCTGCCCCCAAGGCCCAACTAGGTATTGCTACTTGAAAGTCTTGAAGTTTTTTGATAATAGCGTTAACATCTTTACCTTTTTTTGAAAGAGTACATCCTAAAAAGTCGAAACGCTCATTATGTTCGGTGATTTCTTTTTGGTTGATATCCCCGAGTTGATTTTTATCTATTTTCATAAAGTCTTTAATTTTGGAAGAATATTTCCATGGGCTATGCAGCCCATGGAAATAAAAACAAACTAACTCAAAACAACTTATCTTACAAATGCATTGGCCATACCGCCGTCTACATTGATAATATTTCCTGTGGTCTTGTCCAGTATTCCTACGCATGCGAACACACCGTTTGCAATATCGTTAGGATAAATAATTTCATTTAAAAGGTTACGTTTGGCGTAATGAGCAGGAAGCTCTTCAACTGTAATCCCGTATGCCTTGGCGCGACCTTCGGCCCAATCGCCTTCCCATATCTTACTGCCCACGATCACCCCGTCCGGGTTTACGGTATTGACCCGTATTTTATCACCGCCCAGCTCTGCGGCCAATAAACGCGCCATATGCTGTTGTGCGGCCTTGGAGGTGCCGTAAGCTACATTGTTCGGTCCCGATACCAGACCGTTCTTGCTGGCTATGCTAATAAAGTCCCCGCCCAAGCTCTGTTTGCGCATAACGGCCACGGCTTGCTTGGCAAGTTCGAACTGCCCTTTTACCAGTACGTTCTGTAGGATATCCCAATCTTTTTCGGTGGTCTCTTCCAGCGGCTTTGAAATGGCCAGGCCTGCACTATGTACTACGATATCCACTCCTCCGAACGCTAAACAGGCTTTTTTATAGGCCTCGGCAATGGATTCACTTTTCGTTACATCGCAGACCGCATAGCTGGCAATGTCCCTTGCATAGGTGGAGACCGCTTCTTCCAACCTATCTTCGGCAATGTCCGTTAATACTACATTGGCACCTTCCTCGGCCAGCTTGTCCGCAATGGCCTTGCCGATCCCTCCGCCCGCACCGGTAACCAAGGCTACTTTACGGGATAATGGTTTTTCTTTTGGCATACGCTGCAGTTTGGCCTCCTCCAATAACCAGTATTCAATATCAAAAGCCTCCTGTCTTGGTAACGAGGTATACTCCGTAATGGCTTCTGCACCGCGCATTACGTTAATTGCGTTCACGTAAAACTCGTTGGCAACACGAGTGGTCTGCTTGTTTTTTGCAAAGCTGAACATACCTACACCTGGGTAGATAATAATAACCGGGCTGGCATCTCTTACGGCAGGGCTATTGTTCCGTTTATGGTTGTCATAATAGGATTGATATTCTTTTCTGTACTGTTCAAAATCGGGATGTAATTTAGCCAGTACGGCCTCCGTATCCGAAAGGTCTTCCTTGGCATCCAATTTCAATACCAAAGGTTGAATTTTAGTCCTTAAAAAGTGGTCGGGACATGAGGTGCCCATAGGTGCCAGGCGCTCCAGGTCGTTACTGTTTATGTACTCTAGAACGACATCACTATCGTTAAAATGTCCGATCATCCTGTTTTCGGAAGAACAAAGGCCTCTAAGCATTGGCATAAGCTGGGCGGCCTTTTCCAGACGCTCCTCTTTGGGAAGGCTCTCTATCTTTTGCCCCCCGAAAACACTTCCGTTGGCCTTTATTTTGTTCTCAATATATTCCGAGGCCATTTCAATGACCTCAAGACTGTTCATATAACATTCGTGGGAGGTGTCCCCCCAAGTAAAAAGTCCGTGGCTGCCCAGAACGATCCCGCGTATACCGGGGTTGTCGTTCAAACATTTTTCCAGTTGAAGGCCTAGGTCAAAACCGGGCCGTTGCCAAGGTACCCACCCCATGGTATCTCCCCAGATCTCTTTAGTCACTTTTTCACTGTCCTTTGCCGCGGCTACGGCTATTAAGGCATCCGGGTGCAAATGGTCTATATGTTTAAAGGGGAGCAATCCGTGCAATGGCGTGTCTATGGAAGGGGCCTTGCTGTCCAGGTCATAGATGCAATGGTTAAAGAGGCCGACCATGCGGTCCTCATCTTCCAGCCCGCCGTAGACGTTCTTTAGGTTTCTTAACCTTTCCGTATACAGACCTGCTATTCCAGCTTTGGTCAATGTACCGATATCGCCACCGGAACCCTTGATCCACATTACTTCCACATCATCACCGGTCAACGGGTCTTTTTCAATGGTCTTACAACTCGTATTTCCGCCACCATAGTTGGTGATCCTTAGATCCGCCCCAAGGATATTTGAGCGATAAAGAAAAAGGGCTACTTGGTCATCGCCCAGTGCAGCGGCTTTCTTTTCATCCCAAAGATGGTCTACGTACTTAAATTGTTGTGCTGTATTTTTCATTTGAAGGGTTATTACGTTTGTAGACAAAAATATAGGATGGGGGAAAGCTATCCGTCCTGTACTGTACCGTTTCACCCCCAAAAAATAAATATGCGCATTTTTAGGTATTATAAAATTACCTCTTTACTATTGTGGTATTGTTACTATTTTGTGCTTAGTAAACAAAAAGATTTTAACCGATGGACATATTCAATTTTATTAAGATAGACGAAAACTCCAGGGTGCCCAAGTACAGGCAGATTGTGGACTCAATCATCTATAATATTTCTTCTGGAAATCTAAAGATGGACGACAAGATTCCGTCTATAAATAGGTTTAGTGAAGAGTACCTTTTATCAAGAGATACGGTAGAAAAAGCGTATAGTATTTTAAGGGAACGTAAGGTTATCATCTCCATAAAGGGCAAGGGTTACTACATAGCCCGGACCAAGCTGATATCAAAGGTCAATATTCTTTTTCTTATCAATAAATTGAGTTCGTATAAGATGCGGATCTATAATTCTTTTATAGAGCGTATCGGGGGAACCGCCCATACAAATCTTTTCATCTACCATTGCGAGGAGGAACTTTTCCTGAATCTTTTGGAAAAGAACCGCAATGCTTACGATTATTATGTAATCATGCCGCATTTTAAGACCGATAAGCTGAAGCATGCTAGTCAAACCATGGAAGCAATTAAGGCGATCGACCAGATTCCCAAGGAGAAATTAATCATAATGGACAACCTCTTGTCTGGAATACAGGGGGAGCATATAGAGATTTACCAAGACTTTGAAAACGATATATACAATGCGTTGAAGGAAGGGTTGGGTAAAATTTCCAAATATGAGAAGCTTATCATTACCTATCCTGAGGAATCGGTCTATCCGTATCCGAAAAGAATCCTGCATGGGTTCCGCAAGTTTTGCGGGGAGCACAATATTGATTTCGAGGTGCTTAACGAAATCTATGATGATATGATATTAAAAAAAGGCGATTTGTTTATTACTATAAGCGAGTCCGACTTGGTGAGCTTGGTGAACCAGATACGTAACCAAGAATTCGACCTCGGTAATGAAATAGGCGTAATCTCCTATAATGATACGCCCTTGAAGCAACTGTTGGGAATTACCTGTATCTCCACGGATTTCAAGGCCATGGGAGAAACCGCGGCCCGTATGATTATGGACAAGAAAAAGGGTAAGGTCAAGAACCCTTTTCATTTTATTGATAGGAACTCAATATAATCTACAACTATCTCAAACAAAATCGTAACCAACACAATCTTAATAAAGTAAGAGGGGATGTTAAGAGATTTTCGGATATGTTGTAATGTCAATATTTTTAAGGCTTTTTACGGGCATAAATTTTAATTTAAGCCGTCTTCATAACCCAGTTTTGGCATTAGGTATTTCAATTTTTGCACATTCCTTATCGCCGTTAAATGTGGTTGCACTAAAGTTAAAAACTGGGCTACTACTACTAGTATTACTACTACTACTACTACTACTACTTAAATTCCGATACCTTGGGGTTTGGAATGGCAAAGATATCAGTATACCCAACTCACAAAACTTACTTCAAACCGTTTAGATCATAGAATTAGGCCATCATTTTAATTAGGTATTTATTATCAGGCAAGTTTTAGGAGTGTAGTAATAAGTTGGGTCTAAACAAATATGGTTAAACCTACCAATATCTCCAAGTTTTTAGAATCTACAGCTGAGAAAAATCAGGATAGGTTTAAATGCTTAAGCAGGACAGTACAGGACACCACAGCACGGTACAGGATGAGTTATAAGAATCACTCATATACATTTGAAGATACCTTAAAATATCGCTCAATATTTTAAGGATAATATATAACTCAACTAAATAATTCAAAATTATGAAAAAAAGGTTAAGAGGAAATCCTCAGGGATTTCTAATGATTATGATTCTGCTATGTGGTTTTACGATGCAGGCGCAAAGTGTTACCATATCAGGAACTGTGGTTTCGGCAGACGATTCGCAACCACTACCCGGGGTAAATGTAATCGTTAAAGGAACCACTACAGGTTCCGTAACGGATTTTGACGGGAACTACAGTATTGTGGCTCCAGATGCCAATAGTGTTTTGGTGTTTACTTACTTAGGTTTTACTACACAAGAGATTCCAGTTAGTGGTAAAAGCCAGATTGATGTGTCCATGACTGAAGACGCTGCTCTTCTAGATGAAGTTGTGGTGGTTGGGTACGGTACCCAGATTAAGCGCCAAGTAACTGGTGCGGTGTCTACAATTCAAGCCAATGAACTTGCGGATATTCCTGTTTCTCAGGTTACTCAGAAAATACAGGGTAGATTACCAGGGGTTCAAATTAATCAGGCTACTGGTAAACCGGGGCAGGGAATGTCTGTTCGGATAAGAGGGCAACTATCTGTTTCTGGTGGAAGTGACCCATTATATGTAGTAGATGGTTTTCCTATTTCCGGTGGTATCAATACTATAAACCCAGATGAGATTCAGGATATTACGGTGCTAAAAGATGCTGCTTCTACATCACTTTATGGCTCCAGAGCCGCAAATGGTGTGGTGTTGATTACTACAAAAAATGGAAGGCCTGGTGAAACTAGTGTAAGCTTAAATATGACAACTAGCATGCAGAGTGTTCCACAGCGTGGAAGAATAGATATGATGGATGCCGTTCAGTTCGCTCAGTTTAAAAAGGAATATTATGAAGATCAAGGGAGTCCGGTTCCAGAGATTTTTCAAAACCCTTCGCAGTACGAAGGCCAAACCAACGATTGGTACGACGCTCTTTTAAGAACTGCGCCTATGACCAATTATAACCTGAGCATAACTTCTAACAAAGAAAAACTAAAAACTTCGGTGGTTCTAGGTTTCTTTGATCAAGAAGGAGTGGTATTAGGTTCGGATTACAAACGTTATTCGTTACGTGCAAATTTGGAGTATAAGTTAAACGATAAAGTTCGTATAGGGGTGAATGTTGCTCCAAATCACATCATAGACAATGTGCCAAGAACAGATGGTACTAGAGGTACGGGCCTTTTATTCAATGCATTGCATACATGGCCGATCATGCCCATTTACAATCCGGATGGTACACGAACGGAATTCAATAGATTTCCAGCTGATACAGGAAATATTTTCTCTTACGCCAACTGGTTGAATTCTGCCGAACGTATCAAAGATGAAACAAAAAGTGTAAATCTTTTGTCAAATGCTTTTCTTGAATATAAGCCTATTGAAGGTCTTGCTATTAAGACCAGTTTGAATGCCGAATTATATAATGAGCAATATGAATTCTTCAGTCCAACTAATGCTACCTATTCAATAAACAGACCCGTACCGACCAATAATGAGGCCATTTGGGATGACCGAAATACTTTTTCTTGGTTGAACGAAAATACGGTTACGTACGATAAAAGTATTGGTGACCATACGTTTTCTGTCTTAGGAGGTTTTACCTATCAAAAATACCGTCAAGACCGTAGTAGGGTTCAAGCATCTGATTTTGCAGATGATCGCTTGCCAACAATCCAAGGGGCAACTAATATTAATAGAAATGGAACGTATGATCAAGTAAGAGAGTGGAGTTTGGTTTCCTTTTTATCCAGGCTTACATATAATTATAAAGGAAAATATCTGTTGACAGGTTCTATTCGTAGTGATGGTTCTTCAAGGTTTGGATCGGAGAACCGTTGGGGTACTTTTCCTTCGGTATCTGCCGGTTGGATTGCCTCGGATGAGCCTTTCTTAGAAAATTCAGAAACCATATCGTTGCTTAAATTAAGAGGTAGTTATGGCGTTACGGGAAATAACAATATTGGTAACTACACACAATATGCTTTAATAGATAATACAGTAAATGCGGTTTTTGGTGATACTTTTGCACCGGGCTCTGCGGTAAACTCGCTTTCCAATTCAAATTTGGGCTGGGAAACTACTAAGCAATTTGATGCCGGACTGGATTTGAGTCTGTTTAATGACAGAGTTTCTTTCGTTTATGATTACTATACCAAGAATACCACAAACTTATTATACAATGTTCAAGTGGCCAGAGAATCTGGTTTTTCAAATTTCAGTGATAATATTGGTGAGATACGTTTTTGGGGTCATGAGTTTGCTTTAAATACAGTGAATACCACTGGTAAATTTAAATGGACTACTAATGCCAATATTTCATTTAATAGAAATAGGGTAGAAGCATTGGCAGATGGTATTGATAGGGTTTACGGTCCTGGAGGATGGCATATAACTAAAGTAGGAGAACCTTTTGGTCAATTTTATGGTCATGTTTCTGATGGCGTATATTTAAACCAAGAAGATTTGGATAATTCACCACAGGTTCCGGGTCGTTCAACGGTGGGTAGTATAAAACTCGTGGATATTAATGGTGATGGTATTATAACGAATGGAGGAGATGAGGATGATCGTGCCATTACAGGAAGTCCTTTTCCGGATTTCACCTATGGGATTACGAATACTATCAAATACGGTAATTTCGATTTTTCAGTAGTAGGCACCGGATCACAAGGCAATCAGTTATTGGTGAGACATTTGTACAGTACAACAAATTTAGATGGTGTTTTTAATCTCTTAGCAGATGTAGAAAACCGTTTTAGATCTGTTGAGAATCCTGGGGATGGTTTTTATGGTACTACGGTAGGTGGTGGTAACGTTACCGGTATAGAGAGGGATTGGATTAACGATCGTTTTGTAGCAGACGCTTCTTATTTTAATATTAGAAATATCACTTTAGGATATACCTTACCAGGCTTAGAGAAATACTTCAAGTCTGCTAGAATATATGGATCTATTCAAAATGTGCACATTTTTACTAAATATTGGGGTGGGCCAAATCCTGAAATAAGTGTTCAGAACGATGGAGATGGAGACGGTGGCAACCTTGCCTCAGGGGTAGATATCTCTGGATACCCCGTTCCAAGAATATTTAGTGTTGGTTTAAATTTAAACTTTTAAATCATAAACTACGATGTCAGAACATATTTCACTTTCGACAAATTTTAAAACTGAAAAAATGAAAAAGATATTTTATTGTATCGTAGTATCACTGGCTTTTTTGGTCGGTAGCTGCGATGATGAGCTAACTATATTTCCTGAAGATTCACTGAGTGTACCTACTTTCTTTAAAACGGAAACGGATTTTACGCAAGCAGTGAACGGTGCCTACGTGCCCTTGCGCTTGATTAATAACCAGGCAAAGCCGTATTTGGCCGAGATGCATTCGGACAACACTTATTTTGCCCGTAATACGGCATTTGGGGCAACGGAGAACCAAGAGGATATAGCGGACCACTCCATACCAAGTGATGGAGGAATTACTGCCAATAGATGGGTAGAAGAGATATATCGGGAATATTATCAGGTTATAGCGCGTACAAATCAAATTCTTACAACTATTGACGATGCCGAGTTTGATGAAACGGCTAAGGCCAACCTTAAAGGTCAAGCACTTTTTTTAAGAGCATATTCCTATTTTGATTTAACACAGTTGTTCGGCAGTGTTCCTATGCACTTAGAGCCTGTATTGGATCGTGAAGGAGCCGCTTTACCTCTTTCTGGCGAAGATGATCTTTATGTGCAAATTATTGAAGATGCTAAACAAGCTACTGCTTTATTGCCCCTTAAATCGGAACAAGAACCGGGAAGGGTTACTTTGGGAGCGGCGCAAACACTCTTGGCCAATGTTTATATGGTACGTGAGCAATGGAGCGAGGCAGAAACTTTACTAAAAGCGGTTGTAGCCAGTAATGAATATATGCTAATGCCGAATTACGAAGATGCTTTCTCCGGAAATAGTGAAAACAAGAACAACATGGAATCTGTTTTTGAAATTCAATACAGGGAAGGTGCAGAAGGTTTAAATGGTAGTTTTTTATATAACTTCCTACCGAGGCCTATCACTGCCGAAGAAGTTGGAGCTATAACTGGGACATCAAATCCGCAACCAGTGAATGGTGAGGGAAATAATATTCCAACTCCAGATATAATTGAGGCTTATGAAGAAGGTGACTTAAGGGAAGACGCTTCAATTATGTACGTTGACATTAGTGAAAGTTTTTGGGAAGATGGTGTTTACCCTATTATTAAAAAATATGTGGAGCCACATGCACTGCATAATAACCATGGAATGAACTGGCCGGTATACAGGTATTCAGAAGTGTTACTATTTTTAGCAGAAGCTTTGGAAGAACAGGGAAAAGATGGAGAAGCTCTTCCTTACCTAAATCAAGTTCGTACCCGAGCAGGTTTAGGTGACCCTGCAGGGGATTTAGGTGAAGCCATCTTTAAAGAGAGAAGGGTGGAACTTGCCTTTGAAAACAAAAGATGGTTTGATTTGGTAAGAACAGGCCGTGCCATAGACGTGATTACGGCCCACGGCAATAAGATAAAGGCGAACCCTATTGATTATTACTATCCTGCAGGAGTAGAACCAAGAGGAAATGTTTTTACCAATATTTCTGAACGATATGCACTTCCTGCTTCGGAGTCCTCTCTGAATCCTAATTTTTAATGGAATTGTTAAAAGGTTTAATATAAAAGTAATTAAAGGTCATGGTAATTCATGGCCTTTAATCATAGAGGTAGAATGACTCTTTTATTTGGCTTAGGGTCATTTGGAATAATAGGTAGAATTCTAGTAATCAATTAAAATATATAAGAATAATGTGTAAAAATAGTTGTGAAATATTCAAATTTCTAACCAATGGATTTCTGGTATTGTCGTTAGTGTTTTGCTTTCAATCCTGTAAAGAAAAGAAACAGGAAGCGGTGACTGAGGTTTCAAATGAAATGCCACAAAAAGGTGATGACTTTGTAAGCATATTTGATGGGAAAACTTTAACCGGTTGGAAAGGGGACGTCAATTACTGGCGTGTTGAAAATGGAAATCTAGTGGGTGAGGTAACCCCCGAGACTCTTTTGAAGAGAAATACTTTTATTATCTGGCAAGAAGGTCAACCGGGTGATTTTGAATTAAAACTAGAGTTTAAAATAACCGAATCAGGAAATAGCGGAATTAATTATAGAAGTGATTTAATAGATTCCATTCCTAATGCTCTTAAAGGATATCAAGCTGATATTGACGGAAAAATCAGATATACGGGTCAGAACTACGAGGAGAAAAAAAGGGCCACTTTAGCATAC
This genomic interval from Zobellia roscoffensis contains the following:
- a CDS encoding bifunctional aldolase/short-chain dehydrogenase, producing MKNTAQQFKYVDHLWDEKKAAALGDDQVALFLYRSNILGADLRITNYGGGNTSCKTIEKDPLTGDDVEVMWIKGSGGDIGTLTKAGIAGLYTERLRNLKNVYGGLEDEDRMVGLFNHCIYDLDSKAPSIDTPLHGLLPFKHIDHLHPDALIAVAAAKDSEKVTKEIWGDTMGWVPWQRPGFDLGLQLEKCLNDNPGIRGIVLGSHGLFTWGDTSHECYMNSLEVIEMASEYIENKIKANGSVFGGQKIESLPKEERLEKAAQLMPMLRGLCSSENRMIGHFNDSDVVLEYINSNDLERLAPMGTSCPDHFLRTKIQPLVLKLDAKEDLSDTEAVLAKLHPDFEQYRKEYQSYYDNHKRNNSPAVRDASPVIIIYPGVGMFSFAKNKQTTRVANEFYVNAINVMRGAEAITEYTSLPRQEAFDIEYWLLEEAKLQRMPKEKPLSRKVALVTGAGGGIGKAIADKLAEEGANVVLTDIAEDRLEEAVSTYARDIASYAVCDVTKSESIAEAYKKACLAFGGVDIVVHSAGLAISKPLEETTEKDWDILQNVLVKGQFELAKQAVAVMRKQSLGGDFISIASKNGLVSGPNNVAYGTSKAAQQHMARLLAAELGGDKIRVNTVNPDGVIVGSKIWEGDWAEGRAKAYGITVEELPAHYAKRNLLNEIIYPNDIANGVFACVGILDKTTGNIINVDGGMANAFVR
- a CDS encoding GntR family transcriptional regulator, with protein sequence MDIFNFIKIDENSRVPKYRQIVDSIIYNISSGNLKMDDKIPSINRFSEEYLLSRDTVEKAYSILRERKVIISIKGKGYYIARTKLISKVNILFLINKLSSYKMRIYNSFIERIGGTAHTNLFIYHCEEELFLNLLEKNRNAYDYYVIMPHFKTDKLKHASQTMEAIKAIDQIPKEKLIIMDNLLSGIQGEHIEIYQDFENDIYNALKEGLGKISKYEKLIITYPEESVYPYPKRILHGFRKFCGEHNIDFEVLNEIYDDMILKKGDLFITISESDLVSLVNQIRNQEFDLGNEIGVISYNDTPLKQLLGITCISTDFKAMGETAARMIMDKKKGKVKNPFHFIDRNSI
- a CDS encoding SusC/RagA family TonB-linked outer membrane protein translates to MKKRLRGNPQGFLMIMILLCGFTMQAQSVTISGTVVSADDSQPLPGVNVIVKGTTTGSVTDFDGNYSIVAPDANSVLVFTYLGFTTQEIPVSGKSQIDVSMTEDAALLDEVVVVGYGTQIKRQVTGAVSTIQANELADIPVSQVTQKIQGRLPGVQINQATGKPGQGMSVRIRGQLSVSGGSDPLYVVDGFPISGGINTINPDEIQDITVLKDAASTSLYGSRAANGVVLITTKNGRPGETSVSLNMTTSMQSVPQRGRIDMMDAVQFAQFKKEYYEDQGSPVPEIFQNPSQYEGQTNDWYDALLRTAPMTNYNLSITSNKEKLKTSVVLGFFDQEGVVLGSDYKRYSLRANLEYKLNDKVRIGVNVAPNHIIDNVPRTDGTRGTGLLFNALHTWPIMPIYNPDGTRTEFNRFPADTGNIFSYANWLNSAERIKDETKSVNLLSNAFLEYKPIEGLAIKTSLNAELYNEQYEFFSPTNATYSINRPVPTNNEAIWDDRNTFSWLNENTVTYDKSIGDHTFSVLGGFTYQKYRQDRSRVQASDFADDRLPTIQGATNINRNGTYDQVREWSLVSFLSRLTYNYKGKYLLTGSIRSDGSSRFGSENRWGTFPSVSAGWIASDEPFLENSETISLLKLRGSYGVTGNNNIGNYTQYALIDNTVNAVFGDTFAPGSAVNSLSNSNLGWETTKQFDAGLDLSLFNDRVSFVYDYYTKNTTNLLYNVQVARESGFSNFSDNIGEIRFWGHEFALNTVNTTGKFKWTTNANISFNRNRVEALADGIDRVYGPGGWHITKVGEPFGQFYGHVSDGVYLNQEDLDNSPQVPGRSTVGSIKLVDINGDGIITNGGDEDDRAITGSPFPDFTYGITNTIKYGNFDFSVVGTGSQGNQLLVRHLYSTTNLDGVFNLLADVENRFRSVENPGDGFYGTTVGGGNVTGIERDWINDRFVADASYFNIRNITLGYTLPGLEKYFKSARIYGSIQNVHIFTKYWGGPNPEISVQNDGDGDGGNLASGVDISGYPVPRIFSVGLNLNF
- a CDS encoding RagB/SusD family nutrient uptake outer membrane protein, with amino-acid sequence MKKIFYCIVVSLAFLVGSCDDELTIFPEDSLSVPTFFKTETDFTQAVNGAYVPLRLINNQAKPYLAEMHSDNTYFARNTAFGATENQEDIADHSIPSDGGITANRWVEEIYREYYQVIARTNQILTTIDDAEFDETAKANLKGQALFLRAYSYFDLTQLFGSVPMHLEPVLDREGAALPLSGEDDLYVQIIEDAKQATALLPLKSEQEPGRVTLGAAQTLLANVYMVREQWSEAETLLKAVVASNEYMLMPNYEDAFSGNSENKNNMESVFEIQYREGAEGLNGSFLYNFLPRPITAEEVGAITGTSNPQPVNGEGNNIPTPDIIEAYEEGDLREDASIMYVDISESFWEDGVYPIIKKYVEPHALHNNHGMNWPVYRYSEVLLFLAEALEEQGKDGEALPYLNQVRTRAGLGDPAGDLGEAIFKERRVELAFENKRWFDLVRTGRAIDVITAHGNKIKANPIDYYYPAGVEPRGNVFTNISERYALPASESSLNPNF
- a CDS encoding 3-keto-disaccharide hydrolase, whose product is MCKNSCEIFKFLTNGFLVLSLVFCFQSCKEKKQEAVTEVSNEMPQKGDDFVSIFDGKTLTGWKGDVNYWRVENGNLVGEVTPETLLKRNTFIIWQEGQPGDFELKLEFKITESGNSGINYRSDLIDSIPNALKGYQADIDGKIRYTGQNYEEKKRATLAYRGEKVKIQTQDNPDVAGSLRGNVKKNCWQSREVIDSLGESDSLKAKIKSEDWNEVHLVIKGNRLQHYVNGVLMSDVIDEDTINRKLKGHLGVQVHVGPPMKVEYRNIRLKHL